The genomic region tttaaaaaaagggaggtGCAAATCCAGAACACTTGACAAAATGATAAATTAGCTATGAACAAGAAACAGACTGCACATCTCTCCTCAATGCAATGCGACATCCAAGTATCTATAGACTCTTCTCAATTCCGCTACACATTCAGATTAATAGTAGAATATAAAAGTAATACAGTTAAACCTGAAGAAATacatgattttcatttttccactcAAACAGGCACAGACCTGTCTAATGAAGTGTGGCTGGAAAGGTTTCTTTAATCCTAAATTcatacaaatataattaaaattaaataaaactgatcaCCTGGAACCTTCATCAACATCATTTAGTCCTTATGTACAGAAACCAAAGAAGAGTTAGAGTGTCTCCCGAATACCTAACTAAATGCATAATCATTTAAAAGGTTCCACTACTCAGTGAAACAATAAGTTTAGTGacatcttttattttagaaCAAGCACGCAATAAGTCACAGTTTCCCACTTTTGATACTGAAGTATTCCACAAGATCAACCATTATGGTTCAATTAGGACCTTTTATCCAAAACACTTGGATTTTAGCACCTTAAATAAAGAGTGAAAGGAACATCTTAGTAGTATCAAATGAAGACAGTTAATACTGTGCTCCTCCTCTGGAAAATGATGTGGACCATACATACTAGGTGCGTTTAGCCCTCAACACATAGTaaggcagaagggaaacaaTTCTAAGCAATGCATTTGACTGAATACAACATGAATAATAATTAAACCTTCCTAATTATACGAAGTCTTTCAAGTAGAAGTTGAATTTGCTCCCATACATCAAGCTTCATAGTATTTAAATCAAATGTTCATTTACAATCAACTGTGTCAGATAGGAATCTGTACCCCCCAAAAATATAATCTGGTTATTAAACATCAGTAAGTGATATGTCTAACTCAAATTTTAACCCTGTACTGTAACTAGtgctttttcaaacatttaaacaaacccTCAAACCAGTAAAACAAGTGAATTTCAGAGTTAAAGCTATTTCTTCTAGCTCACTGTCTAATGGGGCATACATAACATTTGCTTCCACAGGCACAGTTCTTTGGCAGCAGTAGCAACCTGAATGGCATGAATCTGACTTCTCCTTGCACCGCGACGCTGCTCATGTGGGTACTGTAATTCCATTAACATCCCAGCATCACTTCTGATGGGTACAGAATCTCCTTTCTGCACTGATTTGGACTGCATTAGCCAAATATCTGCCTAGCTTCTACCATGCTTCTAATCACCTCCGTGGATTTCTGGGGACAGACAGaaggggttttgtttattttaaagaaacaggcAGTCTAACCAGACATGTCCTAAACCTTGTCATTTCAGGCATCCTTGGCCACTGTAACACTATTCTTTGCAATTTTAGGCAGTTTTGCCAACTGAGTCTAGCAAACTGGCTTCCAAGAGAATCTTTTAGCACTGTACGCTGCTGTCTAACAGCAGCTATGAATCAACGACCAACTTACATACCCAAGAGGGACGCGGCTACTTCAGATGAACATCGGTGCATTCTGAGactctatttcttcttttccacttAAGTTTGCAATGTTAGACACACAGATTTGTATTGTTaattttaaacaacaacaaaagcataaaaaattacaaactaaAGTAGTCAATTGCTGGTATTAAACATTACCTTTCCTGTAACTAAACAAACGGCCAACATTAATAAGTAAACGTGAATTTCAACATAGAAGTCTTTTAACCTCAGTAatctctgcctccttccttccccccagtAAAGCCAGGAATTGTATGGAAATTTAGTTTCCCTTCAAGGAACAGCAGAGCAGTCTTCAGTCTGGTTAACGCGTCCGTCATAGATCCTCTCTCTGTTTGGTTGCTCGGTTGTCCTCTTTGATGCTATTAGATTTCTTGTCTCcgtcttttttcttctttgctttttcaggtttggttttgtttttcactttctcactttcttctgctcctttgcCAGGATAAACCTGACCTTCCAGAGTAACATCTGCACACCTTTCTTGATTTATCAGAAAGTCTTTGATCTCCCAGGCATAACCGCCATCACGTAACATAAAGATGGCACGATTTGAGCCAACAATAAACCTGGAGGAAAGATATAAGTTAGCTCCATGCCTTTCAAGTGCTACACTGTTTTGCTTAATTCAGAGCACCTCCACAACGGAGGCATACATTTAAGAGCAAGAAGTTGGTCTTGTTGATGTTGCCTAGGGATGGGGACAAGAGAACAATTTTCTAGCACACGTAATAATAAACTGTATTAAGTTTACAAATAACCAAGGAGGAGTAAGAATACGAAGAAAATGTAAGAACTAATTTGGCACTATGTGAAATCCACTAACGGGCACTAAAGTTGCTTTATACACTTACTGCAACCCTTCTCAGCCTCAATTCAAGAGCACAACATTCCTCTGTTTCACAATGATCCTCTCTCTCTGAGagaaaaaatcacattttttagCCAGGGGAACAAAAAGCCTTTTGTGGTGACAAGTCTTCCAAGTGTGATGTTTTCCATCAAGCACATAAAGGCAAACTACTGCAGCTAAAACTGATAAATAGCTGAAACGTAATGAGATAAAAAGAAACTAGGCTATACATACATCATGCATAAGTGTAAAAGATTTTTGCACCACACCAGAATTTTTGTAGCATGACTTAAAACAAATTGGTATATAAACTgatacagaaaaacaggaatagTTATGGATGATAGAGGTGGGGAAGGGCACGGGATGAACatttgaaaagattttcaggaagaaagaaacaagggtTCGTAAAAGCAAGAACTTTATCCTTGCGTACAACAGCTTACCTTTGCACATCATAGTTTGCATTGAAGAGACTGCCCTGCCACAAGCTAGTAATTTCTTCCGTCTCCTTTTCTGTGGGATTTCCCGACACTGTGACAAACATCATCAAAGTCTTCCCCTTTTTCGTCAGCTTCAGGATACTTTCAGGCTTGCCTGGATCAATTTTTGAGAAATCTATTGGTGCTGGAGGCCTCTTGTGTTCAGGAAGATCCCCCTCTTCAATGTCatcatctttctgttttgaaaaggaaaaggaggctTTAAACTCAACTGCTGCacaaagctgttcttttttgaAACTTCCCATTGTTTAGAGAGTAACTCTGCTTTGATAAAGCAAAAGTATCGTGTAGTTTAACGATGGAGGTTCtcaaatcaaaagaaatattgagTTTTTTCTCAAGATACTTCACCAGGAGTGCTCTTCCCGTTTATAATCCTTCCCTTGAAATGATGTACATGTTGATACCAACAGGTAGAATCTCATTTTACCATGTactgagaaatatttcagcCACAAGGCTAATTCAATACAACTCCATCTAGCTACTTcataaaataacacttttttttcttcacagtttcaCAGAAATGTATTAAGTATACAAGAGGGACTGAGAAAGTTGCACTAAAAAGCCTCATACgcacacaaataaaaaagttatCCATCTGCATATTGCTTTCAGAGGTCAAAAGTCACTTCTGGGAATCATGTGATCACttgagaatttaattttctttactttgtgtctttaaataaataaaaaggcaagaatTCAGAATGTCAATGCTCATGCCACAGGAAAACTTTTATTAAGGTTTTCATGACTTTTTGAATGCACAGATGAAGAGCAGCTCACATTCTGACAACATAGTCACCAAGAGTAAATCGCtgttagaaaacagaaagacaaattctTGATGCCTCTACTGAGGTTGACAggcatttaaatatttggaaaggCAGAATTCAAACTGCTGCCCCTTAAAACAGCTCCCGACAGAGAGGAGTGAATATAGTGACAACTTACATTGAGCTAGAACTTGATTTCTTAAACAGTATTTGTATCACagaattaagaagaaaaaaaaaagaacggACAAACACAGAAGTCTTATACTGGCATCCACCCAAGCACTAGTAAATCAGCAGGAATTAAGGCagatattttcctaaaatatatttcctaaaATGTTGTTTTGACTTCAAACATTTAGTGAAAATATGCTTCAATCCATTAGGAACATGAACTGTAGCAATATCTAACAATATTCCCTTCAGAAGCTAAGCTTGATTTTTAGATCTAAGTACACATTACTTTCTCATCTCtgtgcatgcatatatacaAACTCAATACCATCCTCTTACAAAATCCCACTACAGGGAGTGTTCCATACCCTTTAAAGGTTAAGGCTTCATACGAGTGACCTTCTTTTCCCATCTCAATTACGTAGaatttgctgtctttctgaCAAGGGAGTTTAAAATTTAGTTACTGCAGAATAAAAGTTGTAGAAGCCTTAGATTTCATCCTTTCTTTCCTTACTAATTACATATCTGTTTCAATTTTGCAAGTGTGAAGCATGCTTTCAAGTAGTTCACATGCCTTTGAAAATTCCACGTTAAGTGAACTTAGAGCAAAGGAGAGCCCCAGGAAAGTCCCTCTGCCCTCACTAAGTGGGAACAATACTTATTTTAGAGGAAGCTAGAAAACACTCATATTGGTAAAGTactgtgaaaatacaaaatgttacaTGATTGAATGAAAAACTGTCTTCTGTATTGTTAcagtttaaatagaaatattataAGAAGCGGTCAAAAGCTCCCCTACATGACACTTCTTTTCTTGATCCTGTATAAACTACCAtgcagttttatatttataaagctATCTACAAAGTAAAAGACTGTAAGAAAAGTGCAAGCTTTTGCTGTGAAATGTCTAGCAGATTCATTCATTTAAACAGTAACATGAAGCTTCAGAGGGAAAGCTTTATATAGATACAGTAATAACTgcatattctttctctttctcctcccctcagcTCCCATTCTCATACATTTCTCATCAATGccctggatttttatttttaaaaatattagcaacATATGTCACCTAATTCCTTAGCCTATTCAATAATCTTAGCTCAGAGTCAAGCCTGAGAAACCCTGAGCTTATAACAATAATGAATTGTTTTAAAGAATATGACATTTTAGTAACAGAAAGACCTCCAGACGAGattctcatttctgtttccagctcCTCTGGACTCAAGGCTGCTGGAGAGTCCCTTTCCATGAGGGAAATCCCTAGGTGGCTTCCTTCAAGCTCTAGTTCTGCAACTGAGCTGCTGAAGCAACCTCGACCTCTTTTCCCTATTCCCCACGCTCATTTTGCACTAGATCACTCTCCCAGTTCACCAGGCAGTCGTGCACATGATTGCACACTAACACAGTGCAAGGGACAGCACAAGAGCCTGAACAGAGAGGTGCCTGCTCATTCTGGGAAGGCTGCTGGAGCCACAGCCTCCACCTCACCAGGCTTGTGGCTGACGCCAAGGATGTTGTAACAACCATCTTCCAATGCTTTTAGACTAATTGCcagggaatttaaaaatattaggagTCAACTCAGTTGAAAATAATGACACTTGATTCTCTACAGATCTGTGTCCCTCACTCCTGAGCATAATTCCTGCTCTCATCCAAATTCATAATGGCCCCTTTGTTTCTCATCCCACCCCATCAAGTCCACTCATGCCCTTTCTTCTCTATCCTCCAGCTACCACCCCCTCAAATCTTTCATCTTCCTTATATGTATCCTGACTACCATCAGGCAAAATGCCATACAGCTGACCATCCCAAACACCAAACAACAGTTAATTGTTGAGCCCCTGattcaataactttttttcttctagggTTCTGGCTGTATATGCATTTCCTCAGTGGCAATGCCAACCCGACTGGCCAACTCCCCTGCTGCTCAGCCACATCTGCACGCAACATGGCTACAAGCATTTGTGCAGCACACAGTGAACTGGATCAGagacctgctccagctgaagaGGAAATACCCCAAACAGCTTCCTCACCCTGCCTGCCACATGGCTGCAACCGAATATACAGCCAAAGAGTCACAACAGCATTAACTTGAGTCTCCCTTTCTTCCACGCATCTTCCGCTCGAGCATGCCCATCTATAAGATTTTTCCTACAATGCCAAATTTGGCTGAAGTTCGCCAGTATTATCAATTAAGCCTTGATTTTTTTAGCAGCTAGGACTATCTGGTTTTGGCTGATATCACTAATAGAAAGGTGAACTTTGAGCTTAATTCAATTTTCTAAGAATCTGCCTTCCTAAAGGGAGAGACACAGCAACAGTCCATGGGATGAACAAGTCCATAACCTGCCAACCAGGTCCAAGGCAGATATCCTTGCTTCTCACAGAAGTTACCTTATCTATATTACATGTACAAAACCTACTTCTCCACCTTGACTGTAACTGGTGTTACAGGAGACAGAAGTTTTCACTCTATTATTTCCTCCAGTTTTTGTGCAAAACATTCTGGGGAACAGCCTCACGGGAAAGAATAAAAGTCACTGATGAGTGCTCTGGTATTTATTGGAAGATGACACAAGGCAAAAATAGTGAAAAGAACCAAACAGCAGCATGACAACCACATGGAGAAAGTAGTGATGGGGAATTGTTGAAGAAAGTTAAGGCAGTGGGCTgatggggaagaaggggaacGAGAGAGAGCTGGAATTAGAAAAAGTCACTACCATGAGAGTGGCAAGGAAGGAAACACCAAACTCAAAAACCAACTACATATCTACTCTGTAAATGTGAAATGAGTATTTCTCCTGCTATCCATCCTTCGGTCACAAAACGTATATCCCTTAACACCCCGAAACAGCAGACATTTAAGTCAAACCAGGCTGTTGGTACGCATCGACAGCGTGTGTTTGGGGCTCGGGCGCTGGGAGGAGGACGGaagggggcagcagggcaggctggggggtaCCAGGGCTGAGGGCAGCTCCCACAGGACCCCCTTCTGTGCCCGCTCGCCCCGATTTTGTAACCTCGCCCCACAGGAACCCGGAGCCTCAGCGGAAGGAAACCGGTACCAGCCACCCTAACGCCACCACGCCTCGGGGATCCCTCCCGCCCGCGGCAGGCCAGGGCCCCAGCTAGGCCCGGGGGAAGGACGGCCGGGCCGCGGGCGCCAAACCTCCCGCCTTCCCCCGGCGGAGGCGCCGCGGGGCCAGGCGGAGCAGCCTCCCGGCAGCGGAGCAGCCGGCTGGGCTGCCCCGAGCCGGGAGCGCGGCCCGCGCCCCCCGTCCCGCTCCCCGCGCCGGCCGCAGCCGCGGGGTCCCCTCTGCGGGCTCTGGGAAGCGCAGCCTCGCCGCGGGTCGCCGGCCCCTCCTCGCACCTCccactgctccagcagccgAGCCATGTCCGCATCGTTGTAGTCCCGAATGTCCTTCTTCTtggccggccccgcccgccgcttCCCCTCCGGCTCACCGGCCCCGGCTGCCGCGCACAGCCACAGCGCCAAGCCCAGCAGGGCCCAGCCAGCGGCCGCCGCCATCTTCTCCCAGACCTCGCCGCCGCGGGAAGGCGGCCCCGGCTGCCTTAaggggcgggggcagcggcggctcggagcggggaggaggagctggaagggaagaaggggCGAGAGGGCGGTGAGAGAGGCGGCCGGCGGGCTGGGCGTCACTGAGGGCAGGGAcgaggggatggggggcaaCAACTGCCTTCTCGGCCCGTGTGCGGCTGCTCCCGGCGGAGGGGAGGTTGTACTGTTCCCCGAAGCGTGCCCGAGCACCGGGAGCGAGCCGGGGGGTGCGGGCACCCTCCTCCTCCGCGATGTCGCACCCCGGCGTGTGACGCGCTGTCCCCACACAATGGGCCGCTTCAGGAGGCTCCCGCCCAGCCCCGGTCGGGGGCCGCTCTGGGTGTAGTCCCTGCAGATCTTGGCCCAGTTTATTGAATGAAAGATGGACGTTGTGGGTTgttggtggtttgttgtttttttttttttcaaaagacgTGTGATGGACCAGCCCCTGGAATATAAGCTATGCgatttctttttgttgccttttttaaagcaggatGACAAGTATCTGCGTTTACTAATCTGGGGGATAGGAACTGGGCCCATTGCACTGAGTCTTCTGATTTTAACTAGTATCTCAGCAATACTAGGTTTTTAGAAgactttcaaaaagaaagctgttttgttACTAAAATACAACTCCAGACCATCTGAACACCACAAAAAATTAAGATACGGCTTTTTCTTTGTACAGACTACTCTTCTGTTatccaaaacaaaccaaattatACAGATTGATGTCTGCATAGCCATATTTCACTcttcagtcttcattttttcctcatggaagctgttttaattataaatagcactgtcttctgttttgccttttagaCTTGGGCTCCAAGAAGTTTAAACTTGGGACTTCAAGGAAGCATCACAGTAACTGCTACTGGTAGATATTAATTGTGGTCAGGCCAATTCGCAAACAGGGTGCTTTTCCATTCAAGTGGAAGCACTGAAGGGAGAACAGGTTCAGAGCAGAGGAACTAATTCTATAGAGTGAACTCTTCAACCTCAATTCTGTTACTGTATATAGTCCTATAATGAACTAACTAGGAGCCCACTGCCTGTATGGGCACAGcatgcaaatacaaaacaaaagcagtgagTAGGCAAGGGTGTGGGTTCGGGAGGCTTTCTGAAGCCCAGACTAACTCTTGAAACGGTAAGATGCTGAAGGGCTATGTAGTTTGTGAACGCCAGGGAGACATGACACTTGAAGCAGCAGCTTGCCAAGTGCACGCATAGcatgagaaacagcagaggaggaTGTGGGATCCAAGATTTCAGCACCCTGATAAACAACCAGCCTGGTCTGCAACCTCCATACTGAGGGTTATCGTTTTATAACATTTCAGACATACTGCCAGTGTGCCTGAGAAACAGGAAGCAGTTAGACCATTGCTATTCATGGAGCTTGTTAAATGTACAGTAACTGAAACGGGGTTTTAGTCAAGTACCTTTCACAAAGCTGTCCAATAACTCACTAATGAGCACATTTGCTCAGTGATTTCTCATTAAATATAATGAACATCAGGTATACTATATCAGATTGCCCTGATTAATGAGGTTTTACTGAAATATGTTTCTGGTAACTTTTGTTATTACTGGATCATGTGTAcattcactgggaaaaaaaaataaagattcaaTTTTGGAATGCTAGACTtacagcataaaatattttcactgaatttctactgggaaatattttcttcaattctgttttctcttattAGAACAAACCAAGCCAACTTTGACTCTCTTTAATATCTGGTGCTACATTCAGATGGGGATCTCAAAAGTAATCCAGTTCCCTTTGGTAAGTGAACAAGCTGTTCAGTATATCCAGCACTGTACCAAACAACACTATGCATTTCCTTGTCATGCATATAAAAGCTTTAATTTGAAAGGGAGATATTTTTCATGCTTGGCTCTGACCTTGCAACTATCTCTGTTCAGGCAGAATTCTGTGTCCAGGAAGAACTTGTTCAAAGCAGGCTCTTTGTGGAGTCAGCTGCAGGACAAACACCTGTTCAGCCTCTCTCTGTACTCCgctgttcttccttcccatgcaagaaacaaaagcaatgcaGCTAGAAATATGTATCACTGATGGGCAaattaaatctcattttctttttattgaagCACACTGTGTTTTGTTCAGAGTATCTACAGAATCATACCAATATGCTTTTTATAGCTGAAGCATTTTCATATTCCTTAACTTTTTATAGTCCTAGCAGCTAACACTATTACGATTACAATACAGAACATGTCCAATAATAGATGGCTACTTTCATTATAGATTCTAAAAGTAAGGTGTTTAAGGCTTTATCTCATAGCTTAAAGTCCCATCTAGTCATGCCAGGGAATGTCTGAAGCTGAGGCTGtcatttttacttctgcaaCATGCAAATTTTATTAGTAGTACTTTCAGTTACAAAGTTATGCCTTATCAGAAAGGCAAATCTACCTCCCCCTGTTGATGTAAACTGTTTTCATCATTGAGTAAAGTTGAGTCAAGCTGTAATATGAGAGGATTCAGGATGCTCTAAATTTCTGTTAATGAAGTTTGggattctctctttttttttttttttaaatataacctGCATTTTGGGAACtatatttatgcaaaatataCTTCCCATACCATTATTTCTTATGAGTTAGGAGAAGAATGTGCATACATTTTTAGCTGCCAAAAGCTCTCTCAAGTCTTTGTTGGTGGTGAGTTTTTGTGTGCAGTTTTCT from Ciconia boyciana chromosome 8, ASM3463844v1, whole genome shotgun sequence harbors:
- the MESD gene encoding LRP chaperone MESD; amino-acid sequence: MAAAAGWALLGLALWLCAAAGAGEPEGKRRAGPAKKKDIRDYNDADMARLLEQWEKDDDIEEGDLPEHKRPPAPIDFSKIDPGKPESILKLTKKGKTLMMFVTVSGNPTEKETEEITSLWQGSLFNANYDVQRFIVGSNRAIFMLRDGGYAWEIKDFLINQERCADVTLEGQVYPGKGAEESEKVKNKTKPEKAKKKKDGDKKSNSIKEDNRATKQREDL